From one Anopheles bellator chromosome 1, idAnoBellAS_SP24_06.2, whole genome shotgun sequence genomic stretch:
- the LOC131213936 gene encoding BTB/POZ domain-containing protein 6-A isoform X1 → MESKIPSDDMLSPEGHSADFGQRFNELRKNNHLVDCSFRVNDAIFHCHKLILSAASPVFETMFYGALAEKQTVHIADIKQNVFECMLEYIYAGSIDFDGMKNIEELLELYYCAEKYMIDSLHKKCVNYFGKNIKPNNVLKILDIAYRMNLDDIIYSCMCVLRHFLSSGMSLSNIILESNHHLSKDCVDLILEDNYNITGVKDNIICLVRAWCITECEQNRLEISPDSMKTVLQDIELPDTLKDTIVGCSFTNFTPIAGDKSGWIPVQRIHYKAVRPLIIGDEMEFEASVSSNRFIVLKSLSINSRLLPQLTLGDVRQETYTEKLSVEISTKCSNTRQTIYQKEHIICDVAFNGSLQVSLTEQIVLFPDVVYLVRLRWDAASLGYEYPRSILSAYGKCKQLLVNFNENVCFQSSGSILNGIVCDLYK, encoded by the exons ATGGAATCGAAG ATACCATCAGACGACATGTTGTCGCCCGAGGGGCACAGCGCCGACTTCGGGCAGCGGTTCAACGAACTGCGCAAAAACAATCATCTAGTCGATTGTTCGTTCCGCGTGAACGACGCGATCTTCCATTGCCATAAGCTGATCCTGTCCGCGGCCAGCCCGGTGTTCGAAACGATGTTCTATGGCGCGCTGGCCGAGAAGCAGACGGTCCACATCGCTGATATTAAACAAAACGTGTTCGAGTGCATGCTTGAGTACATTTACGCCGGGTCCATCGACTTTGATGGCATGAAAAACATAGAAGAGCTGCTGGAGCTGTACTACTGCGCAGAGAAGTACATGATCGACAGTTTGCACAAAAAGTGCGTAAACTACTTCGGCAAGAACATTAAACCGAACAACGTGCTGAAAATACTCGACATAGCGTACCGGATGAACCTGGACGATATTATCTACTCGTGCATGTGCGTTTTGCGGCATTTTCTGTCGTCCGGCATGAGTCTGAGCAACATTATCCTCGAAAGTAACCACCACCTGTCGAAGGACTGTGTCGATCTGATACTGGAGGATAATTACAACATTACTGGGGTGAAGGACAACATTATCTGCCTCGTGCGGGCCTGGTGTATCACCGAGTGCGAGCAGAACCGGCTCGAAATCAGCCCGGACAGCATGAAGACGGTGCTCCAGGATATCGAGCTGCCCGACACGCTCAAGGACACGATCGTGGGTTGCAGTTTTACAAACTTCACACCGATCGCCGGTGACAAATCCGGTTGGATACCGGTGCAGCGTATACACTACAAGGCGGTGCGGCCACTGATAATTGGGGACGAGATGGAGTTCGAAGCAAGCGTCAGCAGCAATCGGTTCATCGTGCTCAAATCGCTCAGCATAAACAGCCGCTTGTTGCCACAGCTAACCCTCGGTGATGTGCGGCAGGAAACATACACGGAAAAGCTTAGCGTAGAAATCTCCACCAAGTGTAGCAACACCCGACAGACCATCTACCAGAAGGAGCATATAATCTGTGATGTAGCGTTTAACGGTAGCCTCCAGGTGAGCCTGACGGAACAGATCGTACTCTTTCCCGACGTTGTCTATCTAGTGCGCCTTCGCTGGGACGCGGCCAGCCTCGGTTACGAGTATCCACGCAGCATACTGTCCGCGTACGGAAAGTGTAAGCAGCTGCTGGTGAATTTCAACGAAAACGTTTGTTTCCAGTCCAGCGGTAGCATACTAAATGGGATCGTTTGTGATCTTTACAAGTGA
- the LOC131206580 gene encoding endophilin-B1 isoform X1 — protein MNIKMPEFDVKKFVKGAGSTLSRVVQLTEEKLGTSEKTEMDARFEHLSERSDSAKLWTEKIVRDTEAALIPNPANRVEDFIFEKIEKQKPKRLSNLEYLGLDMIEGGGEFGQDGPYGSALIKVGQAQQKLGSCERDFIGSAGMCFIQPLKKFLEGEMKIITKEKGILESKRLDLDACKNRARKARSMIGQQTKDGISPEVALEQAERDLRVAQSEFDRQAEITKLLLEGISTTQATHLRHLHSLVEAQVRYYGQCNKIMSDLQRELVSLGGPQPYVPVAGYEDEDDAMASRMNNVEFGVNSGYQRARVLCSYDAKDGTELNLTSNEVIFVCECNPPNSDYMNGKQGLLKGLVPKAFLEMLDDE, from the exons ATGAATATCAAAATGCCGGAGTTTGATGTGAAAAAGTTTGTGAAGGGCGCGGGCTCCACACTGTCTCGGGTCGTGCAA TTAACGGAGGAAAAACTCGGAACGTCGGAGAAAACCGAAATGGACGCCCGGTTCGAGCACTTGAGCGAGCGTTCCGATTCGGCCAAACTGTGGACGGAGAAAATCGTGCGGGACACGGAAGCAGCCCTCATACCGAATCCAGCCAACAGAGTTGAGGACtttatatttgaaaaaatagaaaagcaGAAACCAAAACGTCTCAGCAACCTGGAGTACCTTGGTTTGGACATGATTGAAGGTGGGGGCGAGTTCGGCCAGGACGGTCCGTACGGCAGTGCGTTGATCAAAGTAGGCCAAGCACAGCAGAAGCTCGGCTCCTGCGAACGTGACTTTATCGGTTCGGCTGGAATGTGTTTCATACAGCCGCTGAAAAAGTTCCTCGAgggtgaaatgaaaattatcaCCAAGGAGAAGGGCATATTAGAAAGCAAGCG ATTGGATTTGGATGCGTGTAAAAATCGCGCCCGTAAAGCGCGCAGCATGATTGGCCAGCAAACG AAGGATGGAATTTCTCCAGAAGTGGCACTAGAGCAG GCGGAACGCGATCTACGGGTAGCCCAATCCGAGTTCGATCGACAGGCAGAGATCaccaagctgctgctggagggcaTAAGTACTACGCAAGCCACGCACTTGCGCCATCTGCATTCACTAGTCGAGGCACAGGTTCGCTACTATGGTCAATGCAATAAGATTATGTCCGATTTGCAGCGAGAGTTGGTCAG CTTGGGTGGCCCACAGCCATACGTGCCGGTTGCCGGgtacgaggacgaggacgatgccATGGCCAGCCGAATGAACAATGTCGAGTTTGGTGTCAATTCGGGATATCAGCGGGCGCGCGTTCTCTGCTCGTATGATGCGAAGGATGGCACCGAACTGAACCTTACGTCGAATGAG GTGATCTTTGTCTGTGAATGCAATCCGCCGAATAGCGACTACATGAACGGAAAACAGGGTCTACTTAAGGGCCTCGTTCCGAAGGCTTTTCTGGAAATGCTGGATGATGAGTAA
- the LOC131215281 gene encoding uncharacterized protein LOC131215281 translates to MPRFLFSCQGLLLVIIVWKYAEREDTRSEDPLESICEYDVKQLCPECFTDSSVCRGIGEIFKPQYDSWSSRINGLFSAHTTTLGTLGKTNALAVMKRLNRKETIEQLLREFCATDATDTHRCAWSRSGTLRVASAFVADTILDRRRIEGCIFCPTSINHLSLQRFLSTIEPTAIELWKLLVIRTNAEPLILKLLSQQQTAFPVPTLLHTFGFSIIESYEGEPLNNFYDHHPSVQMLIARELIKAAFRFTEGASGFRFYLTDLSPDNVAVKLTEDSRKVTVSLVDLDNLIVLDSLSDGLRSDQPHVHGKIECDGCFAYVQDDVCGHRSSDLNYFAVCQLLHGNLNGNAEVGLLHLVTDEVTDAAQTLHDLLDECVHCQPPSCRNRSAILEEVLNVLDQCLA, encoded by the exons ATGCCGCGGTTCCTGTTCTCGTGCCAGGGGCTACTTTTGGTGATTATTGTATGGAAATATGCCGAGAGAGAGGACACCCGCAGCGAGGACCCACTAGAGTCGATTTGCGAGTACGACGTAAAGCAACTCTGTCCGGAATGTTTCACCGACAGTTCCGTGTGTCGGGGGATTGGTGAAATATTTAAGCCTCAATATGATAGCTGGTCCAGCAGAATCAACGGTCTGTTCAGCGCACATACCACCACACTTGGTACCTTGGGCAAGACGAACGCTTTGGCGGTCATGAAACGGTTAAATCGGAAAGAAACTATTGAGCAACTCTTGCGCGAATTCTGCGCAACCGATGCGACCGACACCCATAGATGCGCATGGTCCCGATCGGGAACACTGAGGGTAGCATCAGCGTTTGTGGCCGATACAATTTTGGACAGGCGTCGCATTGAAGGATGTATTTTTTGTCCGACGAGCATCAATCATTTATCGCTGCAACGTTTTCTGTCAACGATCGAGCCAACGGCCATCGAGCTGTGGAAGCTGCTGGTGATACGGACGAATGCCGAACCATTGATTTTGAAGCTTCTGTCCCAGCAACAGACAGCCTTTCCGGTGCCGACACTGCTGCACACGTTTGGATTTTCTATCATCGAAAGCTACGAAGGTGAGCCGTTAAACAACTTCTACGATCACCATCCGTCGGTACAAATGTTGATTGCACGGGAGCTGATCAAAGCCGCATTCAGGTTTACCGAAGGAGCGAGCGGATTCAG ATTTTACCTCACCGACCTCAGCCCTGACAATGTGGCAGTAAAGCTGACAGAGGACTCCAGAAAGGTGACGGTGTCTTTGGTGGACTTGGACAACCTCATTGTGTTGGATAGTCTGTCCGATGGGCTTCGCTCCGACCAACCTCACGTGCACGGCAAGATCGAATGTGACGGATGCTTTGCGTACGTGCAGGACGATGTTTGCGGTCATCGCAGCAGTGATCTGAACTACTTTGCGGTATGCCAG CTACTACACGGAAACCTCAACGGAAACGCGGAGGTTGGACTGCTTCATTTGGTCACCGATGAAGTCACCGACGCAGCTCAGACACTGCACGATCTGCTCGACGAATGCGTTCACTGCCAGCCACCGAGCTGCCGCAACCGATCCGCAATCCTCGAGGAAGTGTTGAACGTGTTGGATCAATGCTTGGCGTGA
- the LOC131206580 gene encoding endophilin-B2 isoform X2, with amino-acid sequence MNIKMPEFDVKKFVKGAGSTLSRVVQLTEEKLGTSEKTEMDARFEHLSERSDSAKLWTEKIVRDTEAALIPNPANRVEDFIFEKIEKQKPKRLSNLEYLGLDMIEGGGEFGQDGPYGSALIKVGQAQQKLGSCERDFIGSAGMCFIQPLKKFLEGEMKIITKEKGILESKRLDLDACKNRARKARSMIGQQTKDGISPEVALEQAERDLRVAQSEFDRQAEITKLLLEGISTTQATHLRHLHSLVEAQVRYYGQCNKIMSDLQRELVSMRPRTPRLRVNSEDVDLACGPPYLSKSQTQDSSQHYQQTITLHPASLGSGPAVTQHASPSAPAPDSFSIVDDSILAALVAGSDPNDISVL; translated from the exons ATGAATATCAAAATGCCGGAGTTTGATGTGAAAAAGTTTGTGAAGGGCGCGGGCTCCACACTGTCTCGGGTCGTGCAA TTAACGGAGGAAAAACTCGGAACGTCGGAGAAAACCGAAATGGACGCCCGGTTCGAGCACTTGAGCGAGCGTTCCGATTCGGCCAAACTGTGGACGGAGAAAATCGTGCGGGACACGGAAGCAGCCCTCATACCGAATCCAGCCAACAGAGTTGAGGACtttatatttgaaaaaatagaaaagcaGAAACCAAAACGTCTCAGCAACCTGGAGTACCTTGGTTTGGACATGATTGAAGGTGGGGGCGAGTTCGGCCAGGACGGTCCGTACGGCAGTGCGTTGATCAAAGTAGGCCAAGCACAGCAGAAGCTCGGCTCCTGCGAACGTGACTTTATCGGTTCGGCTGGAATGTGTTTCATACAGCCGCTGAAAAAGTTCCTCGAgggtgaaatgaaaattatcaCCAAGGAGAAGGGCATATTAGAAAGCAAGCG ATTGGATTTGGATGCGTGTAAAAATCGCGCCCGTAAAGCGCGCAGCATGATTGGCCAGCAAACG AAGGATGGAATTTCTCCAGAAGTGGCACTAGAGCAG GCGGAACGCGATCTACGGGTAGCCCAATCCGAGTTCGATCGACAGGCAGAGATCaccaagctgctgctggagggcaTAAGTACTACGCAAGCCACGCACTTGCGCCATCTGCATTCACTAGTCGAGGCACAGGTTCGCTACTATGGTCAATGCAATAAGATTATGTCCGATTTGCAGCGAGAGTTGGTCAG CATGCGCCCTCGAACGCCACGATTAAGAGTAAACAGTGAGGATGTTGATCTCGCTTGTGGGCCTCCCTACCTAAGCAAATCCCAGACACAAGACAGCTCACAACACTACCAACAGACGATAACACTGCATCCGGCAAGCCTCGGTTCCGGCCCTGCTGTTACCCAGCATGCTTCGCCATCGGCCCCAGCGCCGGATTCCTTTTCGATCGTCGACGACAGTATCCTTGCAGCCCTGGTGGCCGGCAGTGACCCGAACGATATTTCCGTACTCTAG
- the LOC131212259 gene encoding SET domain-containing protein SmydA-8-like: MASSFEELCEVRKSEELGRFLVARRNIKPGELILAEDPIVVGPYWDADISCLSCLRAAMRTCKKCHKAPLCRDCQQHDSVECEFYERATSLGKNFLFDHFNIVTPVRCLLLYRGHRDRFEQLMAMESHCGSRRGTEIWAIHEQYVVEPMMREEAFRTIDDLAVTPELLQRICGVLDVNTFEIRGNMDSQGVQINNLARGLFPRTSLMTHNCQTNTLIAVDGMSKLRLYAAVAIKAGDLLYYNYTRVLFSTFERQTHLRKGKYFICACARCRDPTELGTHLSSIKCTECEEGLCLFDDQAPKWECNLCGHQLQRRYVNEIMSEAREDVSSCALDIRNLERVIGKHSKTLNPQHALVLEAKQNLAGELRSMCISCDPQNVPRQALKRKLELCEEMLQILRALDPGISRLTGIALYEYHAALVELSRRNHDTGEIKTPELQKHLQMAESVLKEAISMLIFEHPTTPEGHLTKKAMCELKELREYIQSVQALAEDERTDRQFGGKRNATNKKYVK; the protein is encoded by the exons ATGGCGAGCAGTTTTGAGGAGCTGTGTGAAGTACGGAAAAGCGAGGAGCTCGGAAG GTTCCTAGTTGCGCGGCGGAACATCAAACCGGGTGAACTGATTCTGGCGGAGGATCCGATCGTCGTGGGACCCTACTGGGATGCAGACATTAGCTGCTTGAGCTGTCTGCGGGCGGCCATGAGGACCTGCAA AAAGTGCCACAAGGCACCGCTCTGTCGTGACTGCCAGCAGCACGACTCAGTGGAGTGCGAGTTCTACGAGCGGGCCACCAGTTTGGGCAAGAACTTCCTCTTCGACCATTTCAACATCGTCACGCCCGTGCGCTGTCTGCTGTTGTACCGCggacaccgggaccggttcgAGCAGCTGATGGCGATGGAATCGCACTGCGGTAGCCGCAGGGGCACAGAGATCTGGGCCATCCACGAGCAGTACGTCGTGGAGCCGATGATGCGCGAGGAAGCGTTCcgcacgatcgacgatctCGCGGTGACGCCCGAGCTGCTGCAACGCATCTGCGGCGTCCTGGACGTGAACACGTTCGAGATACGGGGCAACATGGACAGCCAGGGGGTGCAGATAAACAACCTGGCCCGAGGGCTGTTCCCGCGCACTTCGCTCATGACGCACAACTGCCAAACGAACACGTTGATCGCGGTGGACGGCATGTCCAAGTTGCGGCTGTACGCGGCCGTTGCTATCAAAGCGGGCGATCTGCTCTACTACAACTACACGCGAGTGTTGTTC AGCACCTTCGAACGGCAAACGCATCTACGCAAAGGGAAGTACTTCATCTGCGCCTGTGCCCGCTGTCGGGATCCCACGGAGCTCGGCACGCACCTGAGTTCGATCAAGTGCACCGAATGTGAAGAGGGTCTTTGCTTATTCGACGATCAAGC CCCAAAATGGGAATGCAATCTCTGTGGCCACCAGCTGCAGAGGCGGTACGTGAATGAGATTATGAGCGAGGCCCGCGAAGACGTTTCCAGCTGTG CACTGGACATTCGCAACCTGGAGAGAGTGATTGGCAAGCATTCGAAAACTCTCAACCCGCAGCATGCCCTGGTGCTGGAGGCCAAACAAAATCTGGCCGGTGAGCTGCGCAGCATGTGCATATCGTGTGACCCGCAGAACGTGCCCCGGCAAGCCCTGAAGCGTAAGCTGGAGTTGTGTGAAGAGATGCTACAGATTCTGCGGGCGCTAGACCCAGGAATATCGCGCCTGACGGGCATCGCTTTGTACGAGTATCATGCGGCGCTGGTGGAACTGTCGCGGAGAAACCACGATACGGGCGAAATCAAGACACCGGAACTGCAG AAACACTTGCAAATGGCAGAAAGTGTACTCAAGGAAGCGATCAGCATGCTGATCTTCGAGCATCCCACTACTCCGGAGGGACACCTCACGAAGAAGGCGATGTGTGAGCTGAAGGAACTGCGAGAGTATATACAAAGCGTGCAGGCCCTGGCCGAGGACGAACGCACCGATCGTCAGTTCGGTGGTAAGCGGaacgccaccaacaaaaagTACGTGAAGTAG
- the LOC131206580 gene encoding endophilin-B1 isoform X4, with translation MNIKMPEFDVKKFVKGAGSTLSRVVQLTEEKLGTSEKTEMDARFEHLSERSDSAKLWTEKIVRDTEAALIPNPANRVEDFIFEKIEKQKPKRLSNLEYLGLDMIEGGGEFGQDGPYGSALIKVGQAQQKLGSCERDFIGSAGMCFIQPLKKFLEGEMKIITKEKGILESKRLDLDACKNRARKARSMIGQQTAERDLRVAQSEFDRQAEITKLLLEGISTTQATHLRHLHSLVEAQVRYYGQCNKIMSDLQRELVSMRPRTPRLRVNSEDVDLACGPPYLSKSQTQDSSQHYQQTITLHPASLGSGPAVTQHASPSAPAPDSFSIVDDSILAALVAGSDPNDISVL, from the exons ATGAATATCAAAATGCCGGAGTTTGATGTGAAAAAGTTTGTGAAGGGCGCGGGCTCCACACTGTCTCGGGTCGTGCAA TTAACGGAGGAAAAACTCGGAACGTCGGAGAAAACCGAAATGGACGCCCGGTTCGAGCACTTGAGCGAGCGTTCCGATTCGGCCAAACTGTGGACGGAGAAAATCGTGCGGGACACGGAAGCAGCCCTCATACCGAATCCAGCCAACAGAGTTGAGGACtttatatttgaaaaaatagaaaagcaGAAACCAAAACGTCTCAGCAACCTGGAGTACCTTGGTTTGGACATGATTGAAGGTGGGGGCGAGTTCGGCCAGGACGGTCCGTACGGCAGTGCGTTGATCAAAGTAGGCCAAGCACAGCAGAAGCTCGGCTCCTGCGAACGTGACTTTATCGGTTCGGCTGGAATGTGTTTCATACAGCCGCTGAAAAAGTTCCTCGAgggtgaaatgaaaattatcaCCAAGGAGAAGGGCATATTAGAAAGCAAGCG ATTGGATTTGGATGCGTGTAAAAATCGCGCCCGTAAAGCGCGCAGCATGATTGGCCAGCAAACG GCGGAACGCGATCTACGGGTAGCCCAATCCGAGTTCGATCGACAGGCAGAGATCaccaagctgctgctggagggcaTAAGTACTACGCAAGCCACGCACTTGCGCCATCTGCATTCACTAGTCGAGGCACAGGTTCGCTACTATGGTCAATGCAATAAGATTATGTCCGATTTGCAGCGAGAGTTGGTCAG CATGCGCCCTCGAACGCCACGATTAAGAGTAAACAGTGAGGATGTTGATCTCGCTTGTGGGCCTCCCTACCTAAGCAAATCCCAGACACAAGACAGCTCACAACACTACCAACAGACGATAACACTGCATCCGGCAAGCCTCGGTTCCGGCCCTGCTGTTACCCAGCATGCTTCGCCATCGGCCCCAGCGCCGGATTCCTTTTCGATCGTCGACGACAGTATCCTTGCAGCCCTGGTGGCCGGCAGTGACCCGAACGATATTTCCGTACTCTAG
- the LOC131213936 gene encoding uncharacterized protein LOC131213936 isoform X2 produces the protein MLSPEGHSADFGQRFNELRKNNHLVDCSFRVNDAIFHCHKLILSAASPVFETMFYGALAEKQTVHIADIKQNVFECMLEYIYAGSIDFDGMKNIEELLELYYCAEKYMIDSLHKKCVNYFGKNIKPNNVLKILDIAYRMNLDDIIYSCMCVLRHFLSSGMSLSNIILESNHHLSKDCVDLILEDNYNITGVKDNIICLVRAWCITECEQNRLEISPDSMKTVLQDIELPDTLKDTIVGCSFTNFTPIAGDKSGWIPVQRIHYKAVRPLIIGDEMEFEASVSSNRFIVLKSLSINSRLLPQLTLGDVRQETYTEKLSVEISTKCSNTRQTIYQKEHIICDVAFNGSLQVSLTEQIVLFPDVVYLVRLRWDAASLGYEYPRSILSAYGKCKQLLVNFNENVCFQSSGSILNGIVCDLYK, from the coding sequence ATGTTGTCGCCCGAGGGGCACAGCGCCGACTTCGGGCAGCGGTTCAACGAACTGCGCAAAAACAATCATCTAGTCGATTGTTCGTTCCGCGTGAACGACGCGATCTTCCATTGCCATAAGCTGATCCTGTCCGCGGCCAGCCCGGTGTTCGAAACGATGTTCTATGGCGCGCTGGCCGAGAAGCAGACGGTCCACATCGCTGATATTAAACAAAACGTGTTCGAGTGCATGCTTGAGTACATTTACGCCGGGTCCATCGACTTTGATGGCATGAAAAACATAGAAGAGCTGCTGGAGCTGTACTACTGCGCAGAGAAGTACATGATCGACAGTTTGCACAAAAAGTGCGTAAACTACTTCGGCAAGAACATTAAACCGAACAACGTGCTGAAAATACTCGACATAGCGTACCGGATGAACCTGGACGATATTATCTACTCGTGCATGTGCGTTTTGCGGCATTTTCTGTCGTCCGGCATGAGTCTGAGCAACATTATCCTCGAAAGTAACCACCACCTGTCGAAGGACTGTGTCGATCTGATACTGGAGGATAATTACAACATTACTGGGGTGAAGGACAACATTATCTGCCTCGTGCGGGCCTGGTGTATCACCGAGTGCGAGCAGAACCGGCTCGAAATCAGCCCGGACAGCATGAAGACGGTGCTCCAGGATATCGAGCTGCCCGACACGCTCAAGGACACGATCGTGGGTTGCAGTTTTACAAACTTCACACCGATCGCCGGTGACAAATCCGGTTGGATACCGGTGCAGCGTATACACTACAAGGCGGTGCGGCCACTGATAATTGGGGACGAGATGGAGTTCGAAGCAAGCGTCAGCAGCAATCGGTTCATCGTGCTCAAATCGCTCAGCATAAACAGCCGCTTGTTGCCACAGCTAACCCTCGGTGATGTGCGGCAGGAAACATACACGGAAAAGCTTAGCGTAGAAATCTCCACCAAGTGTAGCAACACCCGACAGACCATCTACCAGAAGGAGCATATAATCTGTGATGTAGCGTTTAACGGTAGCCTCCAGGTGAGCCTGACGGAACAGATCGTACTCTTTCCCGACGTTGTCTATCTAGTGCGCCTTCGCTGGGACGCGGCCAGCCTCGGTTACGAGTATCCACGCAGCATACTGTCCGCGTACGGAAAGTGTAAGCAGCTGCTGGTGAATTTCAACGAAAACGTTTGTTTCCAGTCCAGCGGTAGCATACTAAATGGGATCGTTTGTGATCTTTACAAGTGA
- the LOC131206580 gene encoding endophilin-B1 isoform X3 has translation MNIKMPEFDVKKFVKGAGSTLSRVVQLTEEKLGTSEKTEMDARFEHLSERSDSAKLWTEKIVRDTEAALIPNPANRVEDFIFEKIEKQKPKRLSNLEYLGLDMIEGGGEFGQDGPYGSALIKVGQAQQKLGSCERDFIGSAGMCFIQPLKKFLEGEMKIITKEKGILESKRLDLDACKNRARKARSMIGQQTAERDLRVAQSEFDRQAEITKLLLEGISTTQATHLRHLHSLVEAQVRYYGQCNKIMSDLQRELVSLGGPQPYVPVAGYEDEDDAMASRMNNVEFGVNSGYQRARVLCSYDAKDGTELNLTSNEVIFVCECNPPNSDYMNGKQGLLKGLVPKAFLEMLDDE, from the exons ATGAATATCAAAATGCCGGAGTTTGATGTGAAAAAGTTTGTGAAGGGCGCGGGCTCCACACTGTCTCGGGTCGTGCAA TTAACGGAGGAAAAACTCGGAACGTCGGAGAAAACCGAAATGGACGCCCGGTTCGAGCACTTGAGCGAGCGTTCCGATTCGGCCAAACTGTGGACGGAGAAAATCGTGCGGGACACGGAAGCAGCCCTCATACCGAATCCAGCCAACAGAGTTGAGGACtttatatttgaaaaaatagaaaagcaGAAACCAAAACGTCTCAGCAACCTGGAGTACCTTGGTTTGGACATGATTGAAGGTGGGGGCGAGTTCGGCCAGGACGGTCCGTACGGCAGTGCGTTGATCAAAGTAGGCCAAGCACAGCAGAAGCTCGGCTCCTGCGAACGTGACTTTATCGGTTCGGCTGGAATGTGTTTCATACAGCCGCTGAAAAAGTTCCTCGAgggtgaaatgaaaattatcaCCAAGGAGAAGGGCATATTAGAAAGCAAGCG ATTGGATTTGGATGCGTGTAAAAATCGCGCCCGTAAAGCGCGCAGCATGATTGGCCAGCAAACG GCGGAACGCGATCTACGGGTAGCCCAATCCGAGTTCGATCGACAGGCAGAGATCaccaagctgctgctggagggcaTAAGTACTACGCAAGCCACGCACTTGCGCCATCTGCATTCACTAGTCGAGGCACAGGTTCGCTACTATGGTCAATGCAATAAGATTATGTCCGATTTGCAGCGAGAGTTGGTCAG CTTGGGTGGCCCACAGCCATACGTGCCGGTTGCCGGgtacgaggacgaggacgatgccATGGCCAGCCGAATGAACAATGTCGAGTTTGGTGTCAATTCGGGATATCAGCGGGCGCGCGTTCTCTGCTCGTATGATGCGAAGGATGGCACCGAACTGAACCTTACGTCGAATGAG GTGATCTTTGTCTGTGAATGCAATCCGCCGAATAGCGACTACATGAACGGAAAACAGGGTCTACTTAAGGGCCTCGTTCCGAAGGCTTTTCTGGAAATGCTGGATGATGAGTAA